One part of the Sneathia vaginalis genome encodes these proteins:
- the ptsP gene encoding phosphoenolpyruvate--protein phosphotransferase: MIRLTGIGASEGISLGKALIYIEDKIDLESMKKSSLSAEAELVKLNDGVTKTKSQLLAIRERVREKLGEDKAAIFDAHIELLEDEDLQDGIKERVTKEGMSAAYAINEGVEETCNILSQLDDAYLRERVSDLRDIAKRWIKNTLGIKIKDLSILEPDTIVVTDDLTPSDTAQLDLEHCVAFITEFGGKTAHSAIMARSLEIPAIVGVKNIIQTVKDGEYLVLDGEKGIIYLSPTEEVIEAYKQKKVNFLKEKEELKKLKDLPATTACGERTVNVWGNIGKPEDVDAVIAAGGEGVGLYRTEFLFMNSDHMPTEEEQYEAYKIVAQKLKGKPVTIRTMDIGGDKELPYLDLPKEMNPFLGYRAIRISLTHKDMFKTQLRAILRASAYGKIKIMYPMVCSINEIRKSNEILKEYMEELDKEGKVYDTNIQVGIMVETPSTAMIAYKFAKEVDFFSIGTNDLTQYFLAVDRGNEKVSGLYSAFNPAVLEAIQRVIDAGHDRGISVSMCGEFAGNKKATEILLGMGLDSFSMSASSILGVKKKIRDTKYEDAKKYRDVILSMNTPEEVIDSLR, translated from the coding sequence ATGATAAGATTAACAGGTATTGGTGCTTCTGAGGGTATATCATTAGGTAAAGCACTTATTTACATTGAAGATAAAATTGATTTAGAATCAATGAAAAAATCAAGTTTATCAGCTGAAGCAGAATTAGTGAAGTTAAATGATGGTGTAACTAAGACCAAATCACAATTATTGGCAATTAGGGAAAGAGTAAGAGAAAAACTTGGTGAAGACAAAGCAGCTATCTTTGATGCACACATAGAATTATTGGAAGATGAAGATCTACAAGATGGTATAAAAGAAAGAGTAACTAAAGAAGGTATGAGTGCAGCCTATGCGATAAATGAAGGTGTAGAAGAAACTTGTAATATTTTATCACAATTAGATGACGCATACTTAAGAGAAAGAGTATCAGACTTACGTGATATTGCTAAAAGATGGATAAAAAATACTTTAGGTATTAAGATAAAGGACTTATCTATCTTAGAACCAGATACTATTGTAGTAACTGATGATTTAACACCATCAGATACAGCACAATTAGACTTAGAACATTGTGTAGCCTTTATTACTGAATTTGGTGGTAAAACAGCTCACTCAGCTATTATGGCAAGATCACTTGAAATACCAGCAATTGTAGGTGTAAAAAATATCATACAAACTGTAAAAGATGGTGAATACTTAGTATTAGATGGTGAAAAAGGTATAATATATCTATCACCTACTGAAGAAGTAATAGAAGCATACAAGCAAAAGAAGGTTAATTTCTTAAAAGAAAAAGAAGAATTAAAGAAACTTAAAGATTTACCTGCAACAACTGCTTGTGGTGAAAGAACAGTTAATGTTTGGGGTAACATAGGTAAACCAGAAGATGTAGATGCTGTAATAGCAGCTGGTGGAGAAGGTGTAGGACTATATAGAACAGAGTTTTTATTCATGAATTCTGACCATATGCCAACAGAAGAAGAACAATATGAAGCATATAAGATTGTTGCACAAAAATTAAAAGGAAAACCTGTGACTATAAGAACTATGGATATAGGTGGAGATAAGGAATTACCATATCTTGATTTACCAAAAGAAATGAACCCATTCTTAGGATATAGAGCAATAAGAATATCATTAACACATAAAGATATGTTCAAGACACAATTAAGAGCAATATTACGTGCAAGTGCATATGGAAAGATAAAGATAATGTATCCTATGGTTTGCTCAATAAATGAAATTAGAAAATCAAATGAAATACTAAAAGAATATATGGAAGAATTAGATAAAGAAGGTAAGGTATATGATACTAATATACAAGTAGGTATAATGGTTGAAACACCTTCAACAGCTATGATAGCGTATAAGTTTGCAAAAGAAGTAGACTTCTTCTCAATAGGAACTAATGACTTAACACAATATTTCTTAGCAGTAGATAGAGGAAATGAAAAAGTTTCAGGACTATACAGTGCATTTAACCCAGCAGTATTAGAAGCAATACAAAGAGTAATAGATGCAGGACATGATAGAGGAATATCAGTAAGTATGTGTGGAGAATTTGCTGGTAATAAGAAGGCAACAGAAATACTTTTAGGTATGGGATTAGACTCATTCTCTATGAGTGCAAGTTCTATACTAGGAGTTAAAAAGAAAATTAGAGATACAAAATATGAAGATGCTAAGAAATATAGAGATGTAATATTAAGTATGAATACTCCTGAAGAAGTTATAGATTCTCTTAGATAA
- a CDS encoding DJ-1 family glyoxalase III, whose translation MKKVALTLVSDFEIVEAMAPLDMLRRAGIYVDVISVENKDYVKSAINIEIKVDKKLKDVDLSTYDLVILPGGPGTKNYYDHQDLLDKVKANYNNKKMVSAICAGPSVLANLGILEGRNAISFPSFQHVLVENNAKLVNEQVVVSDNVITGRAAAASIDFGLKLVEMLEGKETREKVEKAIVY comes from the coding sequence ATGAAAAAAGTAGCATTAACACTAGTTAGTGATTTTGAAATAGTTGAAGCAATGGCTCCTTTAGATATGTTAAGAAGAGCAGGAATTTATGTAGATGTAATATCAGTTGAAAACAAGGACTATGTAAAAAGTGCAATAAACATTGAAATAAAGGTAGATAAGAAGTTAAAAGATGTAGATTTATCTACATATGATTTAGTAATTTTACCAGGAGGACCAGGAACAAAGAATTATTATGATCATCAAGACTTGCTAGATAAGGTAAAAGCAAATTATAATAACAAGAAAATGGTTTCAGCTATATGTGCAGGACCTAGTGTATTAGCTAACTTAGGAATATTAGAAGGAAGAAATGCAATATCTTTCCCTAGTTTCCAACATGTATTGGTTGAAAATAACGCTAAATTAGTTAATGAACAAGTTGTTGTATCTGATAATGTAATAACAGGTAGGGCAGCTGCAGCATCAATTGATTTTGGTTTAAAACTTGTAGAAATGTTAGAAGGAAAAGAAACAAGAGAAAAAGTTGAAAAAGCAATAGTATATTAG
- a CDS encoding formate/nitrite transporter family protein, which yields MKTISELLDYVIEAGHHREEKTLLQLAILAMLSGAFIALGAVGNIFVSSDIFFTNVNLAKFLGACVFPVGLIAIILLKFELFTSNCMMTIAVLEKKMKLSKMFKILAIVWIFNLVGGIIIAGITYKTGTFNENSVKVLQVYAHHKVTTSALDMVLKGIMCNILVCTASLLGYIAKDGISKIFGIWFPIMLFILLGYSHVVANMLYLPLSYMYGFEGVTIPAILYNFLCVTIGNFIGGGILVTMGLWYANK from the coding sequence ATGAAAACAATATCGGAATTATTAGATTATGTAATAGAAGCAGGTCATCATAGAGAAGAAAAAACTTTATTACAGTTAGCAATACTTGCAATGCTATCAGGTGCGTTTATAGCCCTAGGAGCAGTAGGAAATATTTTTGTTAGTTCAGATATATTTTTTACTAATGTAAACTTAGCTAAATTTTTAGGAGCTTGCGTATTTCCAGTAGGACTTATAGCGATAATTCTATTAAAATTTGAGCTTTTTACAAGTAATTGTATGATGACAATAGCAGTGTTAGAAAAGAAAATGAAATTAAGCAAAATGTTTAAAATATTAGCTATAGTTTGGATATTTAATTTAGTAGGTGGAATAATTATAGCAGGTATTACATACAAGACTGGGACATTTAATGAGAACTCAGTTAAGGTATTACAAGTATATGCACATCATAAAGTGACAACAAGTGCACTAGATATGGTTTTAAAAGGTATAATGTGTAACATTTTAGTTTGTACAGCATCACTTTTAGGATACATAGCAAAGGATGGAATTTCTAAGATTTTTGGTATTTGGTTTCCTATTATGTTGTTTATTTTACTAGGATATAGTCACGTTGTAGCAAATATGTTGTATCTGCCTTTATCATACATGTATGGATTTGAGGGTGTCACAATACCAGCAATATTATACAATTTCTTATGTGTTACAATAGGTAATTTCATAGGTGGTGGGATATTAGTTACAATGGGCTTATGGTATGCAAATAAGTAA
- a CDS encoding TrmH family RNA methyltransferase: MEQKWTNIEFLESKENKRYKLLKKLNKKKYRDINNIFIAEGEKFIDEIENFSHCVIKKSNFEYFDTNYDLKRFKKITVLADNLFNELSTQENSQGIIFIHSKNTYNLNNIKGDIVILDDVQDPGNVGTIIRTLVALNYSNLILTNGSCDVYTPKAVRASMGSIFKLNIIYASYEEIINFLKENNYTSFATNLASNSIVYTDCKLKTNKNAYIFGNEGGGVSKTLIDNSDYSVIIPISDKVNSLNVSVATAVFLYKMREIEKVSGF, encoded by the coding sequence TTGGAACAAAAATGGACTAATATAGAATTTTTAGAAAGTAAAGAAAACAAGCGATATAAACTCTTAAAAAAATTAAATAAAAAAAAGTATAGAGATATAAACAACATATTCATAGCTGAAGGAGAAAAATTTATTGATGAAATAGAAAACTTCTCTCACTGTGTAATCAAAAAAAGTAATTTTGAATATTTTGACACTAACTATGATTTAAAAAGATTTAAAAAAATAACAGTTCTTGCTGATAACCTTTTTAATGAATTGTCAACTCAGGAAAATAGTCAAGGAATAATATTTATTCATTCTAAAAATACATATAACCTCAATAATATCAAAGGAGATATTGTAATATTAGATGACGTTCAAGATCCAGGTAATGTTGGTACAATAATCCGTACTCTAGTGGCTCTAAATTACTCTAATTTGATACTTACTAATGGTAGCTGTGATGTATATACCCCAAAGGCTGTAAGAGCATCTATGGGCAGTATTTTTAAGTTAAATATTATCTATGCAAGTTATGAAGAAATAATTAACTTTCTAAAAGAAAACAACTATACAAGCTTTGCTACCAATTTAGCAAGCAATTCTATTGTATATACTGATTGTAAATTAAAAACTAATAAAAACGCATACATATTCGGTAATGAGGGCGGTGGTGTATCTAAAACCTTAATAGATAATTCAGACTACTCTGTCATCATTCCAATATCTGACAAAGTTAATTCACTAAATGTTAGTGTTGCAACTGCTGTATTTTTGTATAAGATGCGTGAAATAGAAAAAGTTTCGGGCTTTTAA
- a CDS encoding histidine triad nucleotide-binding protein has protein sequence MKTIFSKIINKEIKADIVYEDDDIIAFKDIYPAAPIHILFVPKKEIQNLAYATEDDLILLGKIQLAIAKVARDLGIDKEGYRVVSNIGDFGGQTVQQMHYHLLGGKKLGTKMD, from the coding sequence ATGAAAACAATATTTAGTAAAATAATAAACAAAGAAATTAAAGCTGACATAGTATATGAAGATGACGATATAATAGCATTTAAAGACATTTATCCTGCTGCACCTATACATATACTATTTGTCCCTAAAAAAGAAATTCAAAACTTAGCTTACGCTACTGAAGATGATCTTATCCTATTAGGTAAAATTCAACTTGCTATCGCTAAAGTTGCAAGAGATTTAGGTATAGACAAAGAAGGTTATAGAGTAGTTTCAAATATAGGTGATTTTGGTGGACAAACTGTTCAACAAATGCACTATCATTTATTAGGTGGTAAAAAACTTGGAACAAAAATGGACTAA
- the rpiB gene encoding ribose 5-phosphate isomerase B — translation MKIAIGNDHAATDYKNEIVKFLEKEGHEVINLGTDSHESVDYPVFAKKVCNVVVEKEADFGILLCGTGIGVSIAANKVEGIRAALLYNEYSARLTKQHNNANVIAFGARVMGIDLILSCIKAYMESEYEGGRHQRRIDMLESCGC, via the coding sequence ATGAAAATAGCAATAGGTAACGATCATGCTGCTACTGATTACAAAAATGAAATTGTTAAATTTTTAGAAAAAGAAGGTCATGAAGTAATTAATCTAGGTACAGACTCACATGAATCAGTTGATTATCCAGTTTTTGCAAAAAAAGTATGTAATGTTGTTGTAGAAAAAGAAGCTGATTTTGGTATTTTACTTTGTGGTACTGGTATAGGTGTATCCATTGCTGCAAATAAGGTTGAAGGCATAAGAGCTGCACTATTATACAATGAATATTCTGCAAGATTAACAAAACAACATAACAACGCTAATGTTATAGCATTTGGTGCAAGAGTTATGGGGATAGATTTAATCTTGTCTTGTATAAAAGCATATATGGAAAGTGAATATGAAGGTGGAAGACACCAAAGAAGAATTGATATGTTAGAAAGTTGTGGGTGTTAA